One Triticum dicoccoides isolate Atlit2015 ecotype Zavitan chromosome 5B, WEW_v2.0, whole genome shotgun sequence genomic window carries:
- the LOC119308458 gene encoding BTB/POZ domain-containing protein At3g08570-like: protein MGLASDSAGFPFSAKLSAANSPRFCNPMSRRIFSDVAGDITVSVDGQSFLLHKFPLVSWCGRIRRMVADAKDPDLSKLELVNVPGGATAFELAAKFCYGSNFEITTANVAHLRCIAEYLEMTDDYQDENLIVRTEMYLNDLVVKNLEKSLQVLCACEGLDPMVEEIGFVDRCVDAIAMNASKEQLVSGLAHLECDAGSGKLRMHCQDWWVEDLSALRIDYYQRVIAAMRRSGVRPESIGTSIVHYAQTALKGIERRHVWDSGPLVGDNQRVVVETLINLMATEKITAVTLSFLFGMLRMAIEVDAGLDYRIEVEKRIGLHLEMASLDDLLIPSMQASESMFDVDTVHRILVNFLQRIEEDDSGDLSPCGYESDGLKSPSHGSVLKVGRLMDGYLAEIAPDPYLKLQKFMTLIELLPDYARIVDDGLYRAIDIYLKAHPSLMESECKKLCKLIDCQKLSQDASSHAAQNDRLPMQMVVRVLYFEQLRLKSSFSGGHSGGGGEYCSFSQRITMPISGSGVPSSCVSPRAAGAADSYASLRRENRELKLEVSRMRVRLTELEREQGMMKQGMRDGRPGEHGRAFFASISRGIGRMAMFGPAGERRKKSSRATASSQCSEGKSRRRKKPSVTYA, encoded by the exons ATGGGGTTGGCCAGCGACAGCGCCGGGTTCCCCTTCTCCGCCAAGCTCTCCGCCGCCAACTCGCCGCGCTTCTGCAACCCCATGAGCAGGAG GATATTTTCAGATGTTGCTGGCGATATAACGGTATCGGTGGATGGCCAATCTTTCCTACTGCACAAG TTCCCTTTAGTCTCTTGGTGCGGAAGAATAAGACGAATGGTAGCCGACGCCAAGGATCCAGATCTCTCAAAGCTTGAGCTTGTAAATGTACCAGGGGGAGCTACAGCATTCGAACTCGCTGCCAAGTTCTGTTATGGGAGTAACTTTGAAATAACCACTGCCAATGTAGCTCATCTACGGTGCATTGCAGAATATTTGGAAATGacagatgactatcaagatgagaaCCTCATTGTTCGAACAGAGATGTACCTGAATGACCTTGTGGTCAAGAACCTTGAGAAATCACTACAAGTTTTATGCGCGTGTGAAGGCTTGGATCCTATGGTGGAGGAAATCGGATTTGTCGATAGGTGTGTCGATGCAATTGCGATGAACGCAAGCAAGGAGCAGCTGGTTTCAGGTTTGGCTCACTTGGAATGCGACGCAGGATCCGGGAAGTTGCGGATGCATTGCCAGGATTGGTGGGTTGAAGATCTTTCTGCTCTAAGAATCGACTATTATCAGCGAGTGATTGCCGCGATGAGGAGAAGTGGAGTGAGACCGGAGAGCATAGGCACTTCTATCGTGCACTACGCTCAAACAGCTCTCAAGGGCATCGAAAGGCGGCACGTGTGGGATTCTGGCCCACTTGTCGGTGACAACCAAAGAGTGGTTGTGGAAACCCTCATCAACCTGATGGCAACCGAGAAGATCACAGCTGTTACCCTGTCATTCTTGTTCGGCATGCTGAGAATGGCGATAGAGGTTGATGCAGGACTAGATTACAGGATTGAAGTCGAGAAAAGGATCGGTCTCCATCTTGAGATGGCATCACTTGATGATCTTCTCATCCCCTCCATGCAAGCCAGCGAATCCATGTTTGACGTCGACACGGTCCATCGCATTTTGGTCAACTTCTTGCAAAGGATTGAGGAAGATGATTCGGGAGACTTGTCACCTTGCGGATACGAGTCCGACGGACTCAAGTCTCCGAGCCACGGCTCGGTGCTCAAGGTCGGAAGGCTAATGGATGGTTATCTTGCAGAAATAGCACCAGATCCTTATCTGAAACTGCAGAAGTTCATGACCCTCATCGAATTGTTGCCAGATTACGCTCGCATTGTTGATGATGGACTCTACCGAGCCATCGACATATACCTAAAG GCACACCCATCTCTGATGGAATCCGAGTGCAAGAAGCTGTGCAAGCTGATCGACTGCCAGAAGCTGTCTCAGGACGCGTCGAGCCACGCTGCGCAGAACGACCGGCTCCCGATGCAGATGGTGGTGCGCGTGCTCTACTTCGAGCAGCTCCGCCTCAAGTCGTCCTTCTCGGGCGgccactccggcggcggcggcgagtacTGCTCCTTCTCCCAGCGGATCACCATGCCGATCAGCGGGAGCGGCGTGCCGAGCTCGTGCGtgtcgccccgcgccgccggcgccgccgacaGCTACGCGTCGCTGCGGCGGGAGAACCGGGAGCTGAAGCTGGAGGTGTCGCGGATGCGGGTGCGGCTGACGGAGCTGGAGCGGGAGCAGGGGATGATGAAGCAGGGGATGCGGGACGGCCGCCCCGGGGAGCACGGCCGCGCCTTCTTCGCGTCGATATCGAGGGGGATCGGGCGGATGgccatgttcggcccggccggggagAGGCGGAAGAAGAGCTCGAGGGCGACGGCGAGCTCGCAGTGCTCCGAAGGGAAGAGCCGGAGGAGGAAGAAACCATCGGTCACGTATGCGTAG